A single genomic interval of Lewinellaceae bacterium harbors:
- a CDS encoding glycosyl hydrolase gives MNKLFRIVSLVLMVSLMVHPGWSQKKKPTEPAPVMKKDTLVDKTSFGGLKFRSIGPAITSGRIADFAVNPDHPKIYYVASAAGGVWKTVNAGITYDPVFDGEGSWTIGCVTLDPNNPNVVWVGTGENNNQRCVGYGDGIYKSTDGGASWSNMGLKNSEHIGKIVVDPTNSNVVYVAAIGPVWSSGGDRGVYKTEDGGKTWNAVLTIDEYTGVNDLVMDPRNPEVLYASAFQRERKVFTYIGGGPGSGMYKSTDGGKTWDKANKGLPGVDKGRIGLAISPANPEVIYAIVEAAEDKGGVYASTNRGASWEKRSGYSTSGNYYQEIIADPKDQNTVYVMDTWMQISTDGGRNFKNVGEDFKHVDNHALWIDPNDTDHLLSGCDGGVYESLDRGKNWDFKANLPVTQFYKVALDNALPFYNVYGGTQDNFSMGGPSRTVSGNGIANEQWFMTNGGDGFESQVDPNNPDIVYAQSQYGGLVRFDHRSGEALGIQPKERKDENSYRWNWDAPLVISKHVPTRIYFAANKVFRSDDRGNSWNVISDDLTAQINRNELKVMGRVWGIDAVAKNVSTSPYGTIVAMDESPLDPDLLFIGTDDGLIQITTDGGKTWMKASQPAGVPANTYVNMVLGSQFDKQVLYACYNHHKEGDFKPYVFKSTDLGKTWMSITSNLPERGSSYAIAEDFVDKDLLFVGTEFGAYFSNNGGQSWKALKAGLPTIAIRDIAIQKRETDLVLASFGRGFYVLDDYSALRNSKEADLTAAATLYPVRDALQYELSTPLGLPKKGFQGDNYYLGDNLGPVALITYYVKDKIESLKDKRQGEEKKAAKDGKDNPYPTYDALKAEEDQPDAYLLFTISDADGNMVRKLTTSPGTGVQRIQWDLRYAPKDPVSLGGPSFYNPFAGPDQGRMVDPGRYQVSLSKSENGMITPLAGPVFFEVKALNNTTLPATNREDLVAFQDEVTDLARVVQGAQRTMGSVQNKMRLMKEAIKATEADQEMLMKSWLDIDQQLSSLRTEISGDRIASQLDIDTPPSLTNRLYSVLYEASASTSAPTKTHRDTYMLAKEQFGPWYTKFKALISGPFAQLQQKLVDAGAPYTPDAMLELLKK, from the coding sequence ATGAATAAGCTTTTCCGAATCGTTAGTCTGGTGCTGATGGTCAGCTTGATGGTACATCCTGGATGGAGCCAAAAGAAGAAACCCACAGAACCTGCTCCCGTCATGAAGAAAGACACCCTGGTGGACAAGACTTCATTTGGCGGGCTGAAATTCCGTAGTATAGGCCCGGCTATTACCTCCGGGCGTATTGCTGATTTTGCTGTTAACCCGGATCATCCCAAGATCTATTATGTCGCTTCGGCTGCTGGCGGGGTTTGGAAAACAGTCAATGCCGGGATTACTTACGATCCGGTCTTTGACGGGGAAGGAAGTTGGACCATTGGTTGTGTAACCCTGGATCCGAATAATCCGAATGTGGTTTGGGTCGGTACCGGTGAGAACAACAATCAGCGTTGCGTCGGCTATGGAGACGGTATCTATAAGTCAACGGACGGAGGTGCTTCCTGGTCCAATATGGGCCTTAAGAACTCCGAACACATCGGTAAGATCGTAGTTGATCCAACCAATTCAAACGTGGTTTATGTAGCAGCTATTGGTCCGGTATGGTCAAGTGGCGGTGATCGGGGTGTGTATAAAACCGAAGACGGTGGCAAAACCTGGAATGCCGTTTTGACCATCGATGAATACACCGGTGTCAACGATCTGGTGATGGATCCGCGTAATCCTGAAGTACTGTATGCCTCAGCCTTTCAACGCGAGCGCAAGGTATTCACCTACATTGGCGGCGGCCCCGGATCAGGAATGTACAAATCAACCGATGGTGGCAAGACTTGGGATAAGGCTAACAAAGGACTTCCCGGTGTCGATAAAGGCCGCATTGGACTGGCTATTTCACCAGCCAATCCGGAGGTTATCTATGCGATCGTAGAAGCTGCGGAAGACAAAGGCGGGGTTTATGCTTCCACCAACCGCGGCGCCTCATGGGAAAAACGCAGCGGATATTCCACCAGCGGTAACTACTACCAGGAGATCATCGCCGACCCTAAGGACCAAAATACCGTCTATGTGATGGATACCTGGATGCAGATATCGACCGATGGAGGCCGTAATTTTAAAAATGTTGGAGAAGATTTTAAACACGTGGATAACCACGCCCTGTGGATCGATCCCAACGATACCGATCACCTGTTGTCCGGGTGTGATGGAGGCGTTTATGAATCGCTGGACCGCGGTAAGAACTGGGACTTTAAAGCCAATTTGCCGGTTACCCAATTTTATAAAGTCGCGCTGGATAATGCCTTGCCGTTCTACAATGTCTACGGTGGTACACAGGACAACTTTTCCATGGGAGGACCTTCTCGGACCGTGAGCGGGAATGGAATAGCCAATGAACAATGGTTTATGACCAACGGCGGAGATGGATTTGAGTCACAGGTTGATCCGAATAACCCGGACATCGTCTATGCCCAATCCCAATACGGAGGACTGGTACGGTTTGATCACCGCAGTGGTGAGGCTCTTGGTATTCAGCCGAAAGAACGCAAGGATGAAAACTCGTATCGCTGGAACTGGGATGCGCCGCTGGTCATCAGCAAACACGTACCCACGCGAATCTATTTTGCGGCCAACAAGGTATTCCGCAGTGACGATCGTGGAAACAGCTGGAATGTCATCAGCGATGACCTTACTGCACAGATCAACCGCAATGAACTGAAAGTGATGGGCCGCGTCTGGGGCATCGATGCCGTAGCGAAGAATGTATCCACCTCGCCTTACGGAACCATCGTCGCCATGGATGAATCGCCACTGGATCCGGACCTGCTTTTCATCGGCACGGATGATGGCCTGATCCAGATCACCACCGATGGAGGTAAAACCTGGATGAAGGCCAGCCAGCCGGCTGGTGTTCCGGCAAACACCTACGTAAATATGGTCCTGGGCTCGCAGTTTGACAAGCAGGTGTTGTATGCCTGTTATAACCACCATAAAGAAGGCGATTTCAAGCCCTATGTGTTCAAGAGTACTGATCTGGGCAAAACATGGATGTCCATCACCTCCAATCTTCCGGAGCGCGGTTCTTCCTATGCCATAGCAGAAGACTTCGTAGATAAGGATCTGCTTTTCGTAGGTACTGAATTTGGTGCTTATTTTTCCAATAACGGAGGCCAGTCCTGGAAAGCCCTCAAGGCTGGACTGCCGACCATTGCCATCCGTGACATCGCCATTCAAAAGCGGGAAACCGACCTGGTTTTGGCCAGCTTTGGCAGAGGATTTTATGTGCTGGATGACTACAGCGCCCTGCGCAATTCAAAGGAAGCGGACCTGACAGCAGCTGCTACTCTGTATCCCGTGCGCGACGCATTGCAATACGAACTTTCCACGCCATTGGGATTACCTAAAAAAGGATTCCAGGGAGATAATTATTACCTGGGTGATAACCTTGGTCCGGTGGCGCTGATCACCTATTATGTGAAAGATAAAATCGAATCGCTCAAGGATAAACGGCAAGGGGAAGAGAAGAAAGCCGCTAAAGATGGCAAGGATAACCCGTATCCGACGTACGATGCACTCAAAGCGGAAGAAGATCAACCGGACGCTTACCTGCTCTTCACAATCAGCGATGCGGATGGCAACATGGTCCGTAAGCTGACGACCAGCCCGGGGACCGGAGTACAGCGTATCCAGTGGGATCTGCGTTATGCCCCCAAGGATCCCGTTTCGTTAGGCGGGCCGAGCTTTTACAATCCATTTGCCGGTCCCGACCAGGGCCGGATGGTGGACCCCGGTCGCTATCAGGTATCCTTGTCGAAGAGCGAAAATGGCATGATCACCCCACTTGCCGGCCCGGTCTTTTTCGAAGTCAAAGCATTGAACAATACCACTCTGCCCGCCACCAACCGTGAAGACCTGGTCGCTTTTCAGGATGAGGTGACGGATCTGGCCCGGGTGGTTCAGGGAGCGCAACGAACCATGGGATCGGTTCAGAATAAGATGCGCCTGATGAAGGAAGCCATCAAAGCAACCGAAGCGGACCAGGAGATGCTGATGAAATCCTGGCTGGATATCGATCAGCAGCTGAGCAGCTTGCGTACCGAGATCTCCGGAGACCGGATTGCCTCACAGCTGGATATCGATACCCCTCCGTCGCTCACCAATCGCTTATACAGTGTGCTTTATGAAGCTTCAGCGTCGACTTCTGCGCCGACAAAAACCCACCGGGATACTTATATGCTTGCCAAGGAACAATTCGGGCCCTGGTACACGAAGTTTAAGGCTTTGATCAGCGGGCCTTTTGCCCAGTTGCAGCAGAAACTGGTTGATGCCGGTGCGCCCTATACGCCGGATGCCATGCTGGAATTGCTGAAAAAATAA
- a CDS encoding DUF4838 domain-containing protein gives MRLRFAVSYTAFAILLLLSSLFLYSCSGESVQSAAKSVTLVANGKSEYVIIIPQDPTSVEQSTAEDLKSIIGKMANVQIPVFTDGDAPKAREISIGNTNRWKSKSDQLTAQGYELRTEGQRILLRGGSEVGLRYGYQDLIEMLGARRYVANTTIFKNGTELTFPGMDKIYNPPFIYRQLDYAGAESTFFSDWYKLDNSKVNELWGMHGATLEKLLPATSYFAQHPEWYAEVNGKRINNGGLCLSNSDVEKQVRDLLALRIQANPGAIYWSVSPDPAHGMCTCAACSRINEEEGSPAGTLIRFLNQLSPDFTGRQLVAEMSGMYRHAPKTKPAGNVLIVLPADDLDHAHPIATADVNAGFRNDLQAWLQLTNQIMVRDYLVQSSNYISPFPNLRAIQSDFQYFRDQGVKQIVAQGDPEPGGELAELRQFVTARLLWNPDLQVDSMIQEFCSFYYGAAGPFVYRYVELLHNQLEASGRPLTSRGSPVEGMDTYLRPEYMDQYNYFFNQAEPLISNDPQLRDRLQRDRLPLVYVSLELAKAYGTEKRGFYLNVNKKWIKVEGLLDLANNFVVECDRLGIKHLNEAGTTPQAYQTDLLRYADRPVQEHIFFRKSAISFGQSPSPLFSGGDPIYLVDGISGLTDYRYSWLGFSGNNVEATMDFGKDTVFSSVETHFLQDPDHQIVLPTNITISVSFDNANFTPVKTFANADAGSGGGLTIKEFKSTFTAQKARYFKITAENPGTVNGSETPAWLFVDEIVVK, from the coding sequence ATGAGACTCCGGTTTGCGGTAAGTTATACCGCATTTGCTATTTTACTACTCCTGAGTTCCTTATTCCTGTACTCCTGTTCCGGTGAATCCGTTCAATCGGCAGCTAAGTCTGTCACTTTGGTAGCCAACGGGAAATCGGAATATGTCATCATTATTCCCCAGGATCCGACCTCAGTAGAGCAGTCCACTGCTGAAGATCTGAAGTCTATCATTGGCAAAATGGCCAACGTGCAAATTCCGGTATTTACGGATGGGGATGCTCCGAAAGCACGCGAGATCAGCATCGGGAACACCAACCGCTGGAAGAGCAAATCGGATCAATTGACCGCCCAGGGCTATGAATTGCGTACCGAGGGCCAGCGGATATTATTACGTGGCGGTTCGGAGGTCGGATTAAGATACGGGTATCAGGATTTGATCGAAATGCTGGGCGCCCGGCGATATGTAGCTAATACAACCATTTTCAAAAATGGCACTGAATTGACGTTTCCGGGTATGGACAAGATCTATAACCCACCTTTTATTTACCGGCAGCTGGATTATGCAGGGGCTGAAAGTACGTTCTTCAGTGACTGGTATAAACTGGACAACAGCAAGGTTAATGAACTATGGGGGATGCACGGAGCTACCCTGGAAAAGCTCCTGCCTGCCACTTCTTATTTTGCACAACATCCGGAATGGTATGCGGAAGTCAATGGAAAGCGTATCAACAATGGGGGACTTTGTTTGAGTAATTCCGATGTTGAGAAGCAAGTGAGGGATTTGCTCGCATTGCGGATTCAGGCGAATCCCGGAGCAATTTATTGGTCAGTTAGCCCAGATCCGGCACATGGGATGTGTACCTGTGCAGCCTGCAGCCGTATCAATGAGGAGGAGGGAAGCCCTGCCGGCACCTTGATCCGCTTTCTGAATCAACTTTCTCCTGATTTTACGGGCCGGCAACTTGTAGCGGAAATGAGCGGTATGTACCGTCATGCCCCTAAAACCAAGCCAGCAGGCAATGTACTGATCGTCTTACCTGCTGACGATCTGGACCATGCTCATCCAATCGCAACGGCTGATGTCAATGCTGGTTTCCGCAACGACCTGCAGGCGTGGCTTCAGTTGACCAATCAGATTATGGTGCGGGATTACCTGGTACAAAGCAGTAATTATATCAGCCCATTTCCCAATCTGCGTGCTATCCAGTCGGACTTTCAGTACTTCCGGGATCAGGGTGTGAAGCAAATTGTTGCACAGGGAGACCCTGAGCCAGGGGGCGAATTGGCTGAACTGCGACAGTTTGTTACGGCGCGGTTGCTCTGGAATCCCGATCTGCAGGTGGACAGTATGATTCAGGAGTTTTGTTCGTTTTATTACGGTGCAGCCGGACCTTTTGTATACCGCTACGTCGAGTTACTCCATAATCAGCTGGAAGCAAGTGGCAGGCCTCTTACTTCCCGGGGAAGCCCGGTGGAAGGTATGGATACCTATTTGCGTCCGGAATACATGGATCAGTACAACTACTTTTTTAACCAGGCTGAACCGCTGATCTCCAATGATCCGCAACTTCGTGACCGGTTGCAGCGCGACCGACTTCCATTGGTCTACGTCAGCCTGGAACTGGCTAAAGCATATGGCACGGAAAAGCGCGGCTTTTATCTAAATGTGAATAAGAAATGGATCAAAGTGGAAGGTCTCCTGGATCTGGCCAATAATTTTGTGGTGGAATGTGACCGGCTAGGGATCAAGCATCTCAATGAGGCGGGAACTACTCCTCAGGCATATCAGACCGACTTGCTTCGTTATGCGGACCGGCCGGTTCAGGAACACATCTTCTTCCGCAAGTCGGCCATTTCTTTTGGGCAGTCACCCTCACCGCTTTTTTCCGGAGGCGATCCCATCTATCTGGTCGATGGAATTTCCGGCTTAACAGATTACAGATATTCCTGGCTGGGGTTTTCGGGTAACAATGTTGAAGCCACTATGGATTTTGGCAAAGACACGGTGTTCAGCTCGGTGGAAACGCATTTTCTCCAGGACCCGGATCATCAGATCGTATTACCAACGAACATTACCATTTCCGTATCTTTTGATAATGCCAACTTTACACCGGTGAAGACATTTGCCAACGCAGATGCGGGTTCCGGTGGTGGATTGACCATTAAAGAATTTAAGTCTACATTTACTGCTCAAAAGGCGCGCTATTTTAAAATTACCGCTGAAAATCCGGGAACGGTGAATGGGTCGGAGACTCCAGCCTGGTTATTCGTGGACGAAATAGTGGTGAAATAA
- a CDS encoding gliding motility-associated C-terminal domain-containing protein → MEWDDGSIDPYHILDGPGVYWLDYLDQGCLFRDSMQVVAGYCEDCRVYVPNIFSPNGDGHNDVLAIQTNCTLSTFSWQIWDRWGTPVFSTRDPSVSWDGRVGQSMAPVGVYVFRMNGLTPDGEVRDQGTITLIR, encoded by the coding sequence GTGGAATGGGATGATGGCAGTATAGATCCTTACCATATTCTGGACGGGCCTGGGGTTTATTGGTTGGATTACCTGGATCAAGGATGTCTCTTCCGGGATAGTATGCAAGTAGTAGCCGGATATTGTGAAGATTGCCGCGTTTATGTACCCAATATTTTTAGCCCAAATGGGGATGGACACAATGATGTATTGGCCATTCAAACCAACTGTACGTTATCCACTTTTTCATGGCAGATCTGGGATCGTTGGGGCACCCCCGTGTTTTCTACCCGGGACCCTTCCGTTTCGTGGGATGGCAGGGTAGGGCAGTCTATGGCACCGGTAGGGGTATATGTATTCCGGATGAATGGCTTGACTCCTGATGGTGAGGTGCGGGACCAGGGGACGATTACCCTGATCCGGTGA
- a CDS encoding IS982 family transposase: MHLFENQYFKEITTNLKTTDMHDLKSIYTKIRRTLKTVAKDCFDSDGNHRYYPNAPSMSDLEIISLTLAAESLQITSENLLWSKIQKDYPFLFPNLVHRTSYNRRKKALRYIFLVCTERLALPLVNDNDSFIIDSIPVPTCKIIREKFSKACRRPEMDEVLANKGYNAIMGGYFIGYKIHLITTESGVYRDLLVTSANVHDNAFLKEISMDDEHLYRRELLGDRAYIGHSTQLRLFEETGLKVHVPYRRNQKDYQAYNPILKLKRKTIEVVFSQYCDEYAIRQNYAKRFDGFEIRIITKVAAKTFKQYWNYLNNRPINQTKHALAA, encoded by the coding sequence ATGCATTTGTTTGAAAATCAGTATTTTAAAGAAATAACGACAAATCTTAAAACTACTGATATGCATGATCTCAAGTCAATTTACACAAAAATCCGCAGGACTCTAAAGACAGTAGCCAAAGATTGTTTTGATTCTGACGGCAACCATCGATACTATCCCAATGCCCCATCCATGTCAGATCTGGAGATAATAAGCCTGACTTTGGCCGCCGAGAGCTTGCAGATAACCTCTGAAAATCTTCTCTGGTCCAAGATCCAAAAAGACTACCCTTTCCTATTTCCAAACCTTGTACATCGCACCTCGTATAACCGCAGAAAGAAGGCCCTTCGATATATCTTTTTGGTATGTACGGAGCGCCTTGCATTACCATTAGTTAACGATAATGATTCCTTTATTATAGACTCCATCCCAGTTCCTACCTGCAAGATTATACGGGAGAAGTTTTCTAAAGCTTGCCGGAGACCGGAAATGGACGAGGTACTGGCCAATAAGGGTTACAACGCGATTATGGGTGGTTACTTTATTGGCTATAAAATCCATTTAATTACCACAGAATCAGGTGTATATAGAGATCTTTTAGTCACCTCTGCAAACGTCCACGACAATGCTTTTTTAAAAGAGATATCCATGGACGATGAGCATCTTTATCGACGAGAATTATTGGGAGATCGAGCATATATTGGACACTCCACACAATTACGATTATTCGAAGAGACCGGACTTAAAGTTCATGTGCCGTATCGAAGAAATCAAAAGGACTATCAAGCTTACAATCCAATCCTTAAATTAAAGCGTAAAACAATAGAAGTGGTCTTTTCTCAATACTGTGATGAATACGCCATCAGACAGAATTATGCCAAAAGATTTGATGGTTTTGAAATCAGGATTATTACGAAAGTTGCAGCCAAAACTTTTAAGCAATACTGGAATTATTTAAACAACCGTCCTATAAACCAAACCAAACATGCTTTGGCAGCTTAA
- a CDS encoding gliding motility-associated C-terminal domain-containing protein has translation MAYSLFAQKENNIWYIGRAHLLNFNNVPADAIYETELNNRKKITYIETVGLNSVVCDSTGDLLFLTNGYQIIDRTYTRMKNSDSIDVTINPMMPAVSLKMPGEAQMYYLFQLKGGRSFSGLNGIAKYIDGKLYRVTIDMSGNNGLGIVDTARSDFIRGGLTSKMVLARANCGGIWLITHEVDSRNFLSFKIDNIGIHNPVVSEVGHLITSSVPNKENLYKFSEGLLSVSPDYKKLLVCGGKDNFAEILSFDQETGVVSNPISLPVKQDSLSHNFGCFSPDSRKIYIGETNHKLEKDDTTTTFWQYDLETYTELEIVNSKKYIGESARNSRNGVIQVGPDSNLYFITGGWLGAIQNPNDQYPQFIENVDSAYIGGWFSLNNPLVLPDPPSFRDSTFLLSDTLLCAGDAIRMDLGSLGDRFLWQDGSTDALYTITKPGKYWAQVERGNCTFYDTMVVEPKWVEGLDIPQDTLLCPGDSIIISLPGDFDFRWQDGSLENPYSIRQAGTYWVAIQDSGCVVQDTTIVQDVSFQPVLPDALSLCEGETLELDIPYDIVGWDDGSIDPHRILDGPGVYWLDYLDQGCLFRDSMQVVAGYCEDCRVYVPNIFSPNGDGHNDVLAIQTNCTLSTFSWQIWDRWGTLVFSTRDPSASWDGRVGQSMAPVGVYVFRMNGLTPNGEVRDQGTITLIR, from the coding sequence ATGGCGTATTCTCTTTTTGCTCAAAAAGAAAATAATATTTGGTATATCGGGCGAGCTCATTTGTTAAATTTTAATAACGTGCCAGCGGATGCAATTTACGAGACTGAACTTAATAATCGCAAAAAGATTACTTACATAGAGACTGTAGGATTGAATTCAGTAGTATGTGATTCAACTGGAGATTTGCTCTTCTTGACAAATGGTTATCAAATAATTGATCGGACTTATACAAGAATGAAGAATAGCGATTCTATTGATGTGACCATTAATCCAATGATGCCAGCGGTTAGTTTGAAGATGCCTGGAGAGGCGCAAATGTACTATTTGTTTCAACTTAAAGGTGGAAGATCCTTTAGCGGCCTAAATGGCATAGCAAAATATATTGATGGTAAGCTGTATCGAGTCACCATTGATATGTCGGGAAATAACGGATTGGGGATTGTCGATACGGCAAGATCGGACTTTATTAGAGGTGGACTTACAAGCAAAATGGTTCTGGCTAGAGCAAATTGCGGAGGTATTTGGTTGATTACGCATGAAGTAGATTCAAGAAACTTTTTGAGTTTCAAAATAGACAATATTGGGATTCATAATCCTGTTGTTTCAGAAGTTGGACATTTAATAACAAGTTCAGTACCAAACAAAGAAAACTTGTATAAATTTTCTGAGGGCTTACTGAGTGTCTCACCTGATTATAAAAAATTATTGGTTTGTGGAGGAAAAGATAATTTTGCAGAAATACTATCTTTTGATCAAGAAACAGGTGTCGTGTCTAATCCCATTTCACTTCCAGTAAAACAAGACAGTTTGTCACATAATTTTGGATGCTTTTCACCTGACTCACGAAAAATATATATTGGAGAAACAAATCATAAGTTAGAGAAGGACGATACGACAACAACTTTTTGGCAGTATGATTTGGAGACATATACAGAACTGGAAATAGTTAATTCGAAGAAATATATTGGGGAGTCAGCAAGAAATTCCAGAAATGGTGTAATTCAAGTGGGGCCTGATAGTAATTTATATTTTATAACAGGCGGATGGTTAGGGGCTATTCAAAATCCGAATGACCAATATCCTCAATTTATTGAAAACGTAGACAGCGCATATATTGGGGGATGGTTCTCCCTAAACAATCCCCTCGTACTTCCCGACCCACCCTCATTCCGGGATTCAACATTTTTACTTTCCGATACCCTTCTATGTGCAGGAGATGCCATCCGGATGGACCTTGGATCGCTGGGTGACCGTTTTTTATGGCAGGATGGATCCACGGATGCGCTGTATACGATTACTAAACCCGGGAAGTACTGGGCGCAGGTAGAGCGTGGTAATTGCACCTTCTACGATACAATGGTTGTAGAACCAAAGTGGGTTGAGGGTTTGGATATACCTCAGGATACTTTGTTGTGCCCGGGGGATTCCATCATTATTTCACTTCCCGGAGACTTTGATTTTCGTTGGCAGGATGGGTCACTGGAAAATCCGTATTCCATCCGTCAGGCGGGCACGTATTGGGTTGCCATCCAGGACAGTGGGTGTGTGGTTCAGGATACCACCATTGTTCAGGACGTTTCTTTTCAGCCGGTACTACCTGATGCTCTATCTTTGTGTGAAGGTGAGACATTAGAGCTTGATATTCCATATGATATCGTGGGATGGGATGATGGCAGTATAGATCCTCACCGTATTCTGGACGGGCCTGGGGTTTATTGGCTGGATTACCTGGATCAAGGATGTCTATTCCGGGATAGTATGCAAGTAGTAGCCGGATATTGTGAAGATTGCCGCGTTTATGTACCCAATATTTTTAGTCCAAATGGGGATGGACACAATGATGTATTGGCCATTCAAACCAACTGTACGTTATCCACTTTTTCATGGCAGATTTGGGATCGTTGGGGCACCCTCGTGTTTTCTACCCGGGACCCTTCCGCTTCGTGGGATGGCAGGGTAGGGCAGTCTATGGCACCGGTAGGGGTTTATGTATTCCGGATGAATGGCTTGACTCCTAATGGTGAGGTGCGGGACCAGGGGACGATTACCCTGATCCGGTGA
- a CDS encoding gliding motility-associated C-terminal domain-containing protein, with the protein MRIVFFTMMTLCNVIYSQNVNNIWYFAGGCGIDFNQKTPILLNGNAIPSEVIPLATSTICDNSGSILFYSDGFKVWDKNNSVMPNGTNLPGSQNFQQGTLIVPFVNDPNKFYLFTTEFTLPAFQGKLFLNVVDMSLRNGLGEVTESGIEIGDGFSIRLVSVLGECGKVWVVTNKSQTNKYCVYGIDENGVDMDPIISNVGLIQVNNGTSNIKASPQGDKLVVHSNNKIEILRFDSENGLIFNPIILDHIGNALTGCFSPNGNLLYTMETDNLGTNLYQYDVSTYDSLIIENSKTLIFKYGPGTIGQDMQNGPDSSIYVNPDNGGLLGVINMPNRQGLDCEYKVDGLDLTNCGTSVSRFNNLIVMNRLLEISKLIIPDTMICPNNVYKINVQADGATYKWDDGSADSHREISVPGEYWLERKFDGCTQRDSFYVNISNFKPLDIVDEYEICLGDSVEFFVENTWDFLSWNDGITSFHRFFKSPGVYKLTVQSGICIDSATIWINQSEDCNESFSIYIPNVFSPNGDGVNDELQVFSNDTFTSFIWRIWDRWGNLVFSTTDPATSWNGMMGHRLAPLGVYVYSIRGRTAKGELNEQGTVTLVY; encoded by the coding sequence ATGAGGATTGTATTTTTTACAATGATGACATTGTGTAATGTTATCTATTCTCAGAATGTTAACAATATTTGGTATTTTGCTGGTGGATGTGGTATTGATTTTAATCAAAAGACACCTATATTATTAAATGGCAACGCTATCCCTTCTGAAGTAATTCCATTGGCAACATCTACTATTTGTGATAATTCTGGTTCAATATTGTTTTATTCTGATGGGTTCAAAGTTTGGGATAAAAACAATAGCGTGATGCCCAATGGTACAAACTTACCAGGATCTCAAAATTTTCAACAGGGAACGCTTATTGTGCCGTTTGTAAATGATCCCAATAAATTTTATCTATTTACAACAGAATTTACATTGCCTGCTTTCCAAGGGAAGTTGTTTTTAAATGTTGTGGATATGTCTCTAAGAAATGGACTAGGCGAAGTTACAGAAAGTGGGATCGAAATTGGTGATGGATTTTCAATTCGTTTAGTTTCTGTGCTTGGGGAATGCGGTAAAGTCTGGGTGGTTACCAATAAAAGTCAAACTAATAAATATTGTGTTTATGGAATTGATGAAAATGGCGTTGATATGGATCCTATCATATCAAATGTTGGACTGATCCAAGTTAATAATGGTACTAGTAATATTAAGGCTTCACCACAGGGAGATAAATTAGTTGTACATAGTAATAATAAAATTGAAATATTGAGATTTGATTCAGAAAATGGATTGATCTTTAATCCCATTATATTAGATCATATCGGTAATGCTCTAACAGGATGCTTTTCGCCCAATGGGAATTTATTATATACTATGGAAACGGATAATTTAGGAACTAATCTCTATCAATATGATGTTAGCACCTATGATTCTCTAATAATTGAAAACTCAAAGACTTTAATATTTAAATACGGACCAGGAACAATTGGTCAGGACATGCAAAATGGACCTGATAGCTCGATTTATGTTAATCCTGATAATGGGGGTTTACTTGGCGTAATTAATATGCCGAATAGACAAGGACTTGATTGTGAGTATAAAGTCGACGGACTTGACCTTACAAATTGTGGAACCTCAGTTTCTAGATTTAATAATCTCATTGTAATGAATAGGTTACTTGAAATTTCAAAATTGATAATTCCTGATACCATGATATGCCCAAATAATGTTTATAAAATAAATGTTCAAGCTGACGGGGCCACTTATAAGTGGGATGATGGAAGTGCTGATTCTCATAGGGAAATTTCTGTGCCTGGTGAATATTGGTTAGAACGAAAATTCGATGGTTGTACCCAGCGAGATAGTTTTTATGTTAATATTTCAAATTTTAAGCCATTAGATATTGTTGATGAATATGAGATTTGCCTTGGGGATTCTGTGGAGTTCTTTGTTGAAAATACTTGGGATTTTTTGAGTTGGAATGATGGAATAACATCCTTTCATCGATTCTTTAAAAGCCCAGGAGTTTACAAATTGACTGTTCAATCTGGTATTTGTATAGATTCTGCTACTATTTGGATTAATCAATCTGAAGACTGTAATGAAAGTTTTAGTATTTATATTCCAAATGTATTCTCTCCCAATGGCGATGGTGTAAATGACGAACTTCAGGTTTTTTCCAATGACACTTTTACTTCATTCATCTGGCGGATCTGGGATCGCTGGGGAAACCTGGTATTTTCGACCACTGATCCAGCTACCTCCTGGAATGGCATGATGGGACATAGACTGGCACCACTTGGCGTTTATGTGTACAGCATACGAGGACGAACGGCAAAAGGAGAATTAAATGAACAAGGAACTGTAACATTGGTATACTGA